From the Trifolium pratense cultivar HEN17-A07 linkage group LG4, ARS_RC_1.1, whole genome shotgun sequence genome, the window CTCACTTGATAAAGGTTTTCCAAATTCGTAGGTcaatgtttttataattttgatcatGAAGATATATGAGGGATATTTTTTGTTGACCAATGATTCTTGAAGGTTTCATTAGCTTGAGATTTAGAATTAGAATTATTGATTTTTATCTCATGCTTAATGTTTAATTGTTTGATAGGAGAGACAATAGAAAGTGAAAGGCAAATAAAAGTAAGATTTGTATCGCAGAAAAACATCAGCAAGATATACGTGTAAGAAAGAAATTGAGAATATGGAGACCCTTCTCATATCAAGAACAACGTGATAATTAATCCAAAGCAAAAGATATACATAAAAGCAAGTTATACCAATCAAGCTTTAACACAAATGAGAAAACACTaattctacaacattaagatagtgaaaagcTTTGATTGTCAAATTGTTACTAACTCCAAAGGGTATTgacaattaattatataaagacCCATGAACTTTGATCTCAAATGAAGAATTGAAAATCGACTTAAAATTATTCACTAGACTTGACTTGCATGCTTAAAAATATCGGTTCAGTCTCATAGTTTCTTTTCTGTCCTCTATTATATccaaaacaaaaaggaaaataaaatgaattagaAGCTGAAATTTCAAGTGGAATTGTCTAAACGAAGAATTCAATTCACAAGCCAAGAAGgcaaattcaaatattatgaATTAAAATTCTCTTTATTACTTCTCGTTAAAATTCTGAAACTCAAATTACTTTTCATTAAAAAAGTTTAAGACAATTATGCATCATGCAGGTCTAGTTCTCTAATAACAACCAATACAAAattcttataaataaaattgaactaaacaagtttttttttacttaaaaccAAAAATTCCACTACTCAAAAGGCtcattaaacattttttataaaaacaattcaaaacAGAATTCTTACTAAGACAAAAGTACCACACAAAAATAACCTATGGTAACAGAAAGGAAACTAAAATAAAGTAACACATCGTATAGGATAGTACAACAAGTCGTCCAGTCAAGGCCTCTGAAGGCGCTTTCAGCACAACTCAAGAAGCCCATCATACCATCATACGGAATATTCGGAATATTAAGGTTTTCAGATCAGCAACTTCTCAATAGCATCCTGCATACAATTACCAACCATATAATCAGAATGCATTTTTAATTAATGGAACATATAAACATAATTAACATAGTTGGGACTTGGGAACATGAAAATAATGGAAATGAAATACATTGCATACCTTGAGTTGCAGAATTTGAGATTTCAATTGACTTCCTTCATTAGTTGTCACAGAACAAGCAATCACTGGCCTGGTAACACCACAAGCACGCCCAAGTGCTTGTTTTGATGTGACAAACACATAGGGAACATtctgaaaatttcaaaaagcaCATGATTAATAAGCTACTATTGCTGATAGACAAAATAagaatatctaaaataaaatcaatcagCTGAAATGGCAGAGACAAAGAGCATCATGGCTTACAAATTGCAACCCACACAAGAAAGATTAGTATAGTAATAAATTTTTCCAATATTTTGACTGTACATAGCAATATTACTAATAGACATGGTCGATCACACTTCTATTTGGTACAACTAGGCTACCGAACAATAAGCTAGAAGATTATAGCAAAACCAACCATAGATTTAAAAAGTCAGCTATAAATGCAATTGCAGCCGTATTTGACTGCAATGTCAAGGATCAAAGCACAACCGCGATCTAAAACCATGGACATATCAGTGATAAAACATTATAATATCAATACAAATGATTGAATGAATAATGAGTTCAATAGTCAGCAAGAGCATAACAAATAGGTCACTTGCTGTATTTGTGAATTACTAATTACTACAGAGTATAGCATAGCACAAATGAACATATCATAACACATTATagaaaaaaattgcaatagtaaaatcaataaataaataaataaataaggctGCTACATGAACAAACACTATACTAATTTGTTATGACATTTAGTCAACAAAGGTAAGCACCATACTAATTTatacaataaataaatcaattaaaagccacaaaaacaatgaaaaagtATATATAAGGAAAGCTACCTTATCCTCAGCTAGGAGAGGAAGATGGAGAAGAATCTCAAGTGGTTCGGCATCAGCAGCCATAACAACAAACTCAGAAATTCCTCTGTTAAGGG encodes:
- the LOC123921758 gene encoding NHP2-like protein 1 — translated: MTGEAVNPKAYPLADAQLTITIMDLVQQAANYKQLKKGANEATKTLNRGISEFVVMAADAEPLEILLHLPLLAEDKNVPYVFVTSKQALGRACGVTRPVIACSVTTNEGSQLKSQILQLKDAIEKLLI